A stretch of Camelus bactrianus isolate YW-2024 breed Bactrian camel chromosome 26, ASM4877302v1, whole genome shotgun sequence DNA encodes these proteins:
- the LOC141575153 gene encoding uncharacterized protein LOC141575153, which produces MSVTSLSLPHLLLQIEQDPGGSTKPVPSAILCVMSCDPVDAQHPPAEETDCLRYMKGEDTYYPHGAQVGLGVCCLYSRWARVALGIPVPEFLQYTRCLFPNLQNWNDVNHPAVHSMVHPRLELSGSKSISEGTYLKRNGFPDSEGQRKHQPGLEKENSISEPVLGDLTEITLVAQASDREHVPSCSQPQTSTDASYTGKDPGLGGCWPPEIRQMLDSSLTTGSGQDVLRGRRQPPRQRRRGLSLASRSICSHLNICCPSFAGRPSPVYPSPGR; this is translated from the exons attgaacaggatccagggggaagtaccaagcctgtcccatcggccatcctgtgtgtcatgtcctgtgacccagtggatgctcagcac cctccagctgaggaaacagattgccttaggtacatgaaaggtgaggacacctactatccccatggagcccaggtggggctgggagtctgctgtttgtacagccggtgggctcgtgttgctttgggcatccctgtgcctgaattcctgcagtacactcggtg cctgtttcctaatctgcaaaactggaatgatgttaaccatcccgcag tgcattccatggtgcatcctcgcctagaattgagtggaagcaagtccatctcagaagggacatacctgaagagaaatggctttccagattctgaagggcagagaaagcaccagcctgggttagagaaag agaacagcatctctgagcccgtcctgggtgacctcacagagatcaccctagtggcccaggctagtgaccgggaacatgtaccttcctgcagccaaccccagacgtccactgatgcatcatatactggcaaagat cctggcctgggggggtgttggccgccggagattcgccagatgttggactccag cttaaccaccggaagtgggcaggatgtgctgagggggcggaggcagccgccaaggcagcgacggagggggctgtccctggccagccggtcaatttgttcccatctcaacatttgctgtcccagtttcgcaggacgcccttctccagtttatccttctcctgggag gtga